The following proteins are encoded in a genomic region of Brachypodium distachyon strain Bd21 chromosome 1, Brachypodium_distachyon_v3.0, whole genome shotgun sequence:
- the LOC112269268 gene encoding pentatricopeptide repeat-containing protein At4g21065-like — protein sequence MAAGSPVSPPTRYAVQTMLPSILSKSRNEPLLARDRRRLCRLLCSSLRTATDLQLTNAAAAASSPPSSNSHIASSPNSYHHYTSVLQSCVASRSLGTGRQLHGRLLVSGLGPDTVLATKLVDLYAACGLVGHARRLFDGMPKRNVFLWNVLIRAYARDGPHEVAIQLYRGMVDYGVEPDNFTYPLALKACAALLDLETGREVHERVLGTHWGEDMFVCAGLVDMYAKCGCVDDARAVFDRIRVRDSVVWNSMIAAYGQNGRPMEALSLCRDMAANGVGPTIATLVSTISAAADAAALPRGRELHGFGWRRGFDRQDKLKTSLVDMYAKSGWVQVARVLFEQLMKRELVSWNAMICGYGMHGHFDEALKLFNKMRVEAQVTPDNITFVGVLSACNHGGMVKEAKEFFGLMVDVYSIKPTVQHFTCLVDVLGHAGRFEEAYDLIKGMPMQPDSGIWGALLNGCKIHKNVELGELALQKLIELEPEDAGNYVLLSNIYAQSGKWEKAARVRKLMTNRGLKKIIGCSWIELKGKTHGFLVGDASHPRSAEIYEELERLEGLMSDAGYMPDTMPVFHDVGDDEKRNMMRSHSERLAIAFGLISTPSGTKLLVTKNLRVCEDCHVVIKLISQIVQREIIIRDVNRYHHFVNGECSCKDYW from the coding sequence atgGCAGCCGGCTCGCCAGTGTCACCCCCTACGCGCTACGCGGTCCAGACAATGCTTCCCTCCATCCTTTCAAAATCAAGAAACGAGCCGTTACTAGCCCGAGATCGCCGCCGTCTCTGTCGCCTCCTCTGCTCTTCCCTCCGCACAGCTACAGATCTCCAACTCAccaacgccgccgctgcagcatCATCACCTCCAAGTTCCAACTCCCACATCGCTTCTTCCCCTAATTCCTACCACCACTACACCTCTGTTCTCCAATCCTGCGTCGCATCGCGTTCCCTTGGCACCGGCAGGCAGCTCCATGGTAGGCTCCTCGTGTCGGGCCTCGGCCCTGACACTGTCTTGGCTACCAAGCTCGTTGATCTGTATGCTGCATGCGGCCTTGTGGGGCACGCCCGCCGCCTGTTCGACGGAATGCCAAAACGGAACGTGTTCCTGTGGAACGTGCTGATCAGGGCCTACGCGCGGGATGGGCCCCACGAGGTTGCGATTCAGCTTTACCGGGGGATGGTGGATTATGGTGTGGAGCCGGATAACTTCACGTACCCGCTGGCGCTCAAGGCGTGCGCTGCCCTACTGGACTTGGAGACTGGGAGGGAGGTGCATGAGCGCGTTTTGGGCACGCATTGGGGTGAGGACATGTTTGTGTGCGCCGGTCTTGTTGACATGTATGCCAAGTGCGGTTGTGTGGATGATGCTCGAGCGGTATTTGATAGGATCAGGGTGAGAGATTCTGTGGTGTGGAATTCGATGATTGCTGCATATGGGCAGAATGGGCGGCCCATGGAGGCTCTTTCATTGTGCCGAGACATGGCTGCCAATGGTGTGGGGCCGACAATTGCTACTCTGGTAAGTACAATTTCAGCAGCGGCTGATGCGGCTGCTCTGCCTAGAGGGAGAGAGTTGCATGGATTTGGTTGGAGGAGGGGGTTTGATAGGCAGGATAAACTGAAAACTTCCCTTGTGGACATGTATGCCAAAAGCGGGTGGGTTCAGGTGGCTCGCGTTCTTTTTGAGCAACTCATGAAGAGGGAGCTTGTTTCTTGGAATGCCATGATATGTGGATACGGGATGCATGGTCATTTTGATGAAGCGCTCAAACTTTTTAACAAAATGAGAGTTGAGGCCCAAGTGACTCCTGACAACATCACTTTTGTTGGAGTTTTATCTGCCTGCAACCATGGAGGGATGGtaaaagaagcaaaagaatTTTTTGGACTGATGGTGGATGTGTACTCCATCAAGCCAACAGTGCAGCATTTCACTTGCCTTGTAGATGTTCTTGGCCACGCAGGTAGGTTTGAGGAGGCATATGATCTCATTAAGGGGATGCCCATGCAACCGGATTCAGGGATATGGGGTGCGCTTCTCAATGGTTGTAAGATCCACAAAAATGTTGAACTAGGTGAGCTAGCCCTGCAGAAGTTGATTGAGCTTGAGCCTGAAGATGCTGGTAATTATGTGCTTCTATCAAATATATATGCTCAGTCTGGGAAATGGGAAAAGGCTGCAAGGGTGAGGAAGCTAATGACCAATAGAGgcctgaaaaaaataattggTTGCAGTTGGATTGAGTTGAAAGGGAAAACACACGGATTTCTTGTTGGGGATGCATCTCATCCTAGATCAGCTGAAATTTATGAAGAGTTAGAGAGATTGGAAGGTCTCATGAGTGATGCTGGATATATGCCTGATACCATGCCAGTTTTCCATGATGTGGGAGATGATGAAAAGAGGAACATGATGAGGAGCCACAGTGAGAGACTGGCCATTGCATTTGGGCTCATTAGTACACCTTCTGGGACAAAGCTTCTTGTGACTAAGAATCTTAGAGTTTGCGAGGACTGCCATGTTGTCATCAAGCTGATTTCACAAATTGTGCAGCGCGAAATCATCATAAGAGATGTTAATCGTTACCATCACTTTGTAAATGGTGAATGCTCTTGCAAAGACTACTGGTAA